A window of Microcystis aeruginosa FD4 contains these coding sequences:
- a CDS encoding photosystem I reaction center subunit II PsaD: MTELSGKAPKFGGSTGGLLAKADLEEKYAITWTSSKEQVFEMPTGGAAIMNEGENLLYLARKEHALALGTQFRTKFKPKIEDYKIYRIYPSGEVQYLHPADGVFPEKVNAGREFFGKKDRNIGKNPEPATIKFSGVTPYEA, from the coding sequence ATGACAGAACTTTCTGGAAAAGCTCCTAAGTTCGGTGGCAGCACGGGCGGTTTACTCGCCAAAGCCGATCTGGAAGAAAAGTACGCCATCACCTGGACAAGCAGCAAAGAACAAGTCTTTGAAATGCCCACCGGTGGCGCCGCTATCATGAACGAAGGCGAAAATCTCCTCTATTTGGCCCGCAAAGAACACGCGCTCGCTCTTGGTACCCAATTCCGGACGAAATTTAAGCCCAAAATCGAAGATTACAAAATCTATCGGATTTACCCCAGTGGTGAAGTGCAGTATCTCCACCCCGCTGATGGTGTCTTCCCCGAAAAAGTTAACGCCGGTCGTGAATTTTTCGGCAAAAAAGACCGCAATATCGGCAAAAACCCCGAACCGGCGACAATTAAGTTCTCTGGTGTCACTCCCTACGAAGCATAA
- a CDS encoding ABC transporter permease — MFLLKESRSFFRQGWTIAVLLIALLVSLPILSVASSLLTNSSQVWQHLIETVLWDYLVNSFWLMCGVGSGVLIIGVGTAWLITMCQFPGRQQFQWLLLLPLAAPAYLLAYTYTNMMDYFGPVQTFLRSVFAWNSVEDYWFPNIRSLWGGILMLILVLYPYVYLLARVGFLEQSVCTVEASRSLGCNPWRSFFTVALPLTRPAIMAGLALALMETLNDFGTVQYFGINAFTTGIYNTWFGMGDRIAAGQLSTVLMVFILVLVFLEQSSRRQARYYEMTNRFQSPTKYELGFVRSFLAMISCFLPVFLGFIAPAFYLAYLAFNHAQETFNNDFISLSGNSFFLASLSAIIAVVLALILAYGERLNPNKTIKGSVRIAAAGYAIPGIVIAVGVLIPLGKLDNFFNQGLNINLILSGTIFCVVFAYIVRFLAVAFSTLESSLSKIKPSLDDASRSLGYGTGATLIKVHIPLLSGGLLTAAMLVFVDVMKELPATLVLRPFNFDTLAVRVYQYASDERLVEAAAPALAIVLVGLIPVIFLSWQISRRAID; from the coding sequence ATGTTTTTACTGAAAGAATCTCGCTCTTTTTTTAGACAGGGATGGACAATTGCGGTTTTACTAATTGCCCTGCTTGTTTCCCTGCCGATTTTATCGGTTGCCAGTAGTTTATTAACTAATTCCAGTCAAGTCTGGCAACATCTGATCGAAACTGTTCTCTGGGATTATCTAGTTAATTCTTTTTGGTTAATGTGCGGGGTGGGCAGCGGCGTTTTAATCATCGGTGTCGGCACAGCTTGGTTAATAACGATGTGTCAATTTCCCGGTCGTCAACAATTTCAATGGTTATTATTACTACCCCTTGCCGCTCCTGCCTATCTCTTGGCCTATACTTATACCAATATGATGGACTATTTTGGTCCGGTGCAGACGTTCTTAAGAAGTGTTTTCGCTTGGAATAGTGTCGAAGATTATTGGTTTCCTAATATCCGTTCTCTTTGGGGGGGGATTCTGATGTTAATTCTTGTCCTTTATCCCTACGTTTATCTGTTAGCAAGGGTCGGTTTTTTAGAACAATCTGTCTGCACAGTGGAGGCAAGTCGCTCCTTAGGATGTAATCCTTGGCGCAGTTTTTTTACTGTCGCTTTACCCCTAACAAGACCGGCAATTATGGCGGGATTAGCCCTAGCTTTAATGGAAACTCTGAACGATTTTGGTACGGTGCAGTATTTCGGTATTAATGCTTTTACCACGGGGATTTATAATACTTGGTTCGGCATGGGCGATCGCATAGCGGCGGGGCAGTTATCCACAGTTTTAATGGTATTTATCCTCGTTTTAGTTTTCCTTGAACAATCCTCCCGTCGTCAAGCTCGTTACTATGAAATGACCAATCGTTTCCAGTCACCGACTAAGTACGAACTAGGATTTGTTCGGAGTTTTTTGGCAATGATCTCCTGTTTTTTGCCAGTATTTCTTGGGTTTATTGCTCCTGCTTTTTATCTAGCTTATCTAGCCTTTAATCATGCCCAAGAAACTTTTAATAATGACTTTATTAGTTTATCGGGAAACAGTTTTTTTCTGGCTAGTTTAAGCGCAATTATTGCGGTAGTTTTAGCTTTAATTCTCGCCTACGGGGAAAGACTTAATCCGAATAAAACTATTAAGGGTTCTGTGCGGATTGCCGCCGCTGGTTATGCTATCCCCGGCATCGTTATCGCAGTGGGGGTTTTAATTCCTCTCGGCAAATTAGATAACTTTTTCAACCAAGGATTAAATATCAATTTAATTCTGAGCGGCACGATTTTCTGTGTGGTTTTTGCCTATATTGTCCGGTTTTTAGCCGTAGCTTTTTCCACATTAGAATCGAGTTTAAGTAAAATTAAACCTAGTTTAGATGATGCTTCCCGCAGCCTTGGCTATGGCACTGGTGCCACTTTAATTAAAGTGCATATTCCTCTTTTGTCAGGGGGATTATTGACCGCAGCCATGTTAGTTTTTGTCGATGTGATGAAAGAATTACCCGCTACTTTGGTGTTAAGACCTTTTAATTTTGATACCCTAGCGGTGCGCGTTTATCAATACGCCAGTGATGAACGTTTAGTGGAAGCGGCGGCACCGGCCCTGGCCATTGTCTTAGTGGGATTAATTCCGGTAATTTTTTTAAGTTGGCAAATTTCCCGACGGGCGATCGATTAA
- a CDS encoding RNA-guided endonuclease InsQ/TnpB family protein, giving the protein MFVLEFKVKAKTQQYQAIDDAIRTAQFIRNKCVRLWMDTKGTGKNDLYRYSKELAQDFKFADELNSTARQASAERAWSSISRFYDNCKRKVSGKKGYPQFKKFSRSVEYKQSGWKLLSPKTVKFTDKKNLGVLKLVGTWDLGYFQESDIKRVRLIRRADGYYCQFVLSCDVKEDVKPSGKCIGLDVGLASFYTDHNGNKVDNPQFLRKSEKRLKRLQRRLYKKKKGSKNRQKARQRLAKAHLKVSRQRKDFAVKLARCVVHSSDVIAYEDLRVKNLVKNHCLAKSINDAAWYQFREWIEYFGVKFGKITIAVAPNYTSQNCSNCGETVKKSLSTRTHQCKCGCVLDRDENAAINILKRGLSTVGHTGTFGLDPINAWGENTSTFSEAILSKQVISVNQESPSL; this is encoded by the coding sequence ATGTTTGTCTTAGAGTTTAAAGTTAAAGCTAAAACTCAACAGTATCAAGCCATAGACGATGCTATTCGTACTGCTCAATTCATCCGTAACAAATGTGTAAGGTTATGGATGGATACAAAAGGTACGGGTAAGAACGATTTATACCGATATTCTAAAGAATTAGCTCAGGACTTTAAATTTGCCGATGAACTTAATTCAACTGCTAGACAGGCAAGTGCTGAACGTGCTTGGAGTTCAATTAGTCGTTTTTACGACAACTGTAAACGTAAAGTATCAGGCAAAAAGGGGTATCCTCAATTTAAGAAGTTTAGTCGTTCGGTTGAATACAAACAATCAGGATGGAAGCTTCTTAGCCCGAAAACTGTTAAGTTCACTGACAAGAAAAACCTTGGTGTTCTTAAGTTGGTAGGAACTTGGGATTTAGGGTACTTTCAAGAATCCGATATTAAACGGGTTAGGTTGATTCGGAGAGCGGACGGTTATTATTGTCAATTTGTCCTTTCTTGTGACGTTAAAGAAGATGTTAAACCATCAGGTAAGTGTATTGGCTTAGATGTAGGTTTGGCTTCTTTCTATACAGATCACAATGGCAACAAGGTTGATAATCCTCAATTCTTGAGAAAGTCCGAGAAACGATTAAAACGACTTCAAAGGCGATTATATAAAAAGAAAAAGGGAAGTAAAAATCGTCAAAAAGCTAGACAAAGATTAGCTAAAGCTCACCTTAAAGTAAGTAGGCAACGTAAAGACTTTGCTGTGAAATTAGCAAGGTGCGTAGTTCACTCTAGCGATGTGATAGCCTACGAGGATTTAAGAGTTAAGAACTTAGTCAAGAATCATTGTCTAGCTAAATCGATAAATGATGCGGCCTGGTATCAGTTTCGGGAATGGATAGAGTATTTTGGGGTTAAATTCGGCAAGATAACGATTGCTGTCGCACCGAATTATACAAGCCAAAACTGTTCAAACTGTGGTGAAACTGTCAAAAAATCTTTATCGACTAGAACCCATCAGTGCAAGTGTGGATGTGTTTTGGATAGGGATGAAAACGCCGCAATCAACATCCTTAAAAGGGGACTAAGTACGGTAGGGCATACCGGAACCTTTGGGCTCGACCCAATAAACGCTTGGGGAGAGAATACCTCTACTTTTTCAGAAGCAATTCTGTCTAAGCAAGTAATCTCTGTGAACCAAGAATCCCCGTCTCTTTAG
- the trpE gene encoding anthranilate synthase component I — translation MIFPDFDRFRQLAGQGNFIPVYQEWIADLETPVSAWYKVCANQAYNFLLESVEGGETLGRYSFLGGDPVWVLEARGNTTTQTFRDGSQEIFSGDPFEILTQCLAPIIPVKLPQLPAGIGGLFGFWGYELINWIEPRVPIYPATDADLPDGIWMQVDNLIIFDQVKRKIWAIAYADIRGKNPDLAAAYQAACDRVTQLVLKLRLPLPTNAKTLELLPVGQGKELVYESNTTQEKFCQNVLKAKDYIKAGDIFQVVISQRLNANYQGHPFDLYRSLRLINPSPYMAFYNFKDWQIIGSSPEVMVKAERDELGKIKATVRPIAGTRRRGQNFSEDQALATDLLQDPKEIAEHIMLVDLGRNDLGRVCDRGTVKVDELMIIERYSHVMHIVSNVVGDLATNKSAWDLLKACFPAGTVSGAPKIRAMEIIHGLEPCRRGPYSGVYGYYDFEGQLNSAITIRTMIVRPQGNQNYLVSVQAGAGLVADSEPEKEYEETLNKARGLLEAIRCLS, via the coding sequence ATGATCTTCCCCGACTTCGATCGCTTTCGTCAACTCGCTGGTCAAGGTAACTTTATTCCTGTCTATCAAGAATGGATCGCTGACCTAGAAACACCCGTTTCGGCCTGGTATAAAGTTTGTGCCAATCAAGCCTACAATTTTTTATTAGAGTCGGTGGAAGGGGGTGAAACCTTGGGACGCTACAGCTTTTTAGGAGGCGATCCCGTCTGGGTATTAGAAGCACGAGGAAACACCACCACCCAAACTTTTCGCGATGGTTCTCAAGAGATTTTTTCGGGGGATCCTTTCGAGATTTTAACCCAATGTTTAGCCCCGATTATTCCGGTTAAATTGCCGCAATTACCCGCGGGAATAGGTGGTTTATTTGGTTTTTGGGGTTATGAATTAATTAATTGGATTGAACCGCGAGTGCCTATTTATCCCGCTACCGATGCCGATCTACCGGATGGTATTTGGATGCAGGTGGATAATCTAATTATTTTCGATCAAGTTAAACGGAAAATCTGGGCGATCGCTTATGCCGATATCCGGGGTAAAAATCCCGATTTAGCAGCCGCTTATCAAGCGGCCTGCGATCGAGTGACACAATTAGTTCTGAAGTTACGATTACCCCTACCAACTAATGCCAAAACCCTGGAATTATTACCCGTTGGTCAGGGGAAAGAATTAGTCTATGAAAGCAATACAACTCAGGAAAAATTCTGTCAAAATGTCCTAAAAGCGAAGGATTACATCAAAGCGGGGGATATTTTTCAGGTGGTTATTTCCCAGCGTTTAAATGCCAATTATCAGGGTCATCCCTTCGATTTATATCGTTCCCTGCGTCTGATTAATCCTTCTCCCTACATGGCTTTTTATAACTTTAAGGATTGGCAGATTATTGGCTCTAGTCCTGAAGTGATGGTTAAGGCAGAACGGGACGAATTAGGTAAAATAAAGGCTACGGTCAGACCAATTGCTGGAACCCGTCGCCGGGGACAAAACTTCAGTGAAGACCAAGCTTTAGCAACAGATTTACTGCAAGATCCCAAAGAAATTGCCGAGCATATTATGTTAGTGGATTTGGGGAGAAATGATCTAGGTCGAGTCTGCGATCGAGGTACGGTCAAAGTGGATGAATTAATGATAATTGAACGTTATTCCCACGTTATGCACATTGTTAGTAATGTGGTGGGGGATTTAGCAACCAATAAAAGTGCTTGGGATTTATTAAAAGCTTGTTTTCCTGCGGGGACCGTCAGTGGGGCCCCGAAAATTCGCGCCATGGAAATTATTCATGGATTAGAACCCTGTCGTCGTGGTCCCTATTCAGGGGTTTATGGTTACTACGATTTCGAGGGACAGTTAAATAGTGCCATCACAATTCGCACTATGATTGTTCGTCCCCAAGGTAATCAAAATTATCTGGTTTCTGTGCAAGCGGGAGCGGGGTTAGTAGCCGATTCTGAGCCAGAGAAAGAGTATGAAGAAACCCTCAACAAAGCGAGGGGTTTATTGGAGGCAATTCGCTGTTTAAGTTAG
- a CDS encoding MBL fold metallo-hydrolase has translation MKRRDFILSAGASFLTVAVSSVLAETKPKPTAPQKPDDSLLVQWLGHSCFLFTGEGQRVLVNPFRAIGCTAGFPLPKVEADIVLISSQLWDEGAAEGLPGNPKILFEPGAYDLGKLKLQGISIAHDRMGGQRFGMNVAWRWTQAGISIVHLGGAAAPIELEQRILLGSPDLAFIPVGGGPKNYNPQEAKQAIEVLQPRIAIPTQYFTSAADKKACELVSVDEFLKLVKDKNIRLIEDNKLRIRAADLPQKGTLIRVFDYRKLLQKS, from the coding sequence ATGAAAAGGCGAGATTTTATCTTATCGGCGGGGGCAAGTTTCTTAACCGTGGCAGTAAGCTCAGTTTTAGCGGAAACTAAACCCAAACCCACTGCCCCCCAAAAACCCGATGATTCCCTTTTAGTTCAATGGTTGGGTCATAGTTGCTTTTTATTCACCGGAGAAGGACAAAGAGTCCTAGTTAATCCTTTCCGGGCCATTGGTTGTACGGCGGGTTTTCCTTTGCCAAAAGTAGAAGCAGATATCGTTTTAATTAGTAGTCAACTGTGGGATGAAGGGGCTGCCGAGGGTTTACCCGGTAATCCGAAAATTTTGTTTGAGCCGGGGGCCTACGATCTGGGTAAATTAAAATTACAGGGCATTAGTATCGCCCACGATCGCATGGGGGGGCAACGTTTCGGTATGAATGTAGCCTGGCGTTGGACCCAAGCGGGGATTAGTATTGTCCATTTAGGGGGGGCAGCGGCCCCAATTGAATTAGAACAAAGAATTCTCTTAGGTTCGCCGGATTTAGCTTTTATTCCCGTGGGAGGTGGTCCCAAAAATTATAATCCCCAAGAGGCAAAACAGGCGATCGAAGTTTTACAGCCGCGCATTGCTATACCGACCCAATATTTTACCAGTGCCGCCGATAAAAAGGCCTGTGAATTGGTCTCTGTAGATGAGTTTCTCAAGTTGGTCAAGGATAAAAATATCCGTTTAATCGAGGACAATAAATTACGGATTCGTGCCGCCGATTTACCCCAAAAAGGGACTCTCATTCGCGTGTTTGACTACCGCAAACTGTTACAGAAATCCTAA
- a CDS encoding PulJ/GspJ family protein, producing MTAINVKYLGEYRTEKLRRVKAMRFYLEYINHLGRLQKKSSHRRLQAGFTITEVLLAGLMMLIAVLVSGIGVINLLRSNYRANADSEIQNNLNRTLEFVSDDVRRARIITETVASKDDGLPDGAQSVLSFQIPDPNAPSRALDQKILYYTKGPGDSLTGPRVLWRYGPDLDENGNYITPDDITSWNESPVTDMLAAAVKPVCESFKLIAASPSPSSVDGFYACVRDGGRQVILNANAQVKMTTNEEVNYSVSTRVFPRTTDDGKPFFLTPPFALSTGGGMSGASTLPIVTQPATVTAKVIGEPDCASDKCRIAVIPKSLANPDLAKWGEHMVGSAVEANPGDSIRILVYGMRNVYGPLSDTVTVYTYTSDSSTLPKNIESIMKDESFNSNQILFEFKNSSATYQVLVTITPR from the coding sequence GTGACTGCAATAAATGTTAAATATTTAGGGGAGTACAGAACAGAGAAATTGAGACGGGTTAAAGCTATGCGTTTTTATTTAGAGTATATCAATCACTTAGGTCGTTTACAGAAAAAATCCTCTCACCGTCGTCTGCAAGCGGGTTTCACAATTACAGAAGTTTTACTGGCAGGTTTAATGATGCTGATTGCCGTCTTGGTGTCGGGAATTGGCGTGATTAACCTGCTCAGAAGCAATTATCGAGCTAATGCCGATAGTGAAATCCAAAATAATCTTAATCGTACTCTAGAGTTTGTTTCAGACGACGTGAGACGGGCAAGAATTATCACTGAGACTGTAGCTAGTAAGGATGATGGATTACCCGACGGAGCGCAATCAGTTCTATCTTTCCAAATTCCCGACCCCAACGCTCCCAGTAGGGCGCTCGACCAGAAGATCCTTTACTATACTAAAGGCCCTGGAGATAGCTTGACCGGTCCGCGAGTCTTGTGGCGCTATGGTCCAGACTTGGACGAAAATGGCAACTACATCACCCCCGACGATATTACATCCTGGAACGAATCCCCTGTCACCGATATGTTAGCAGCGGCTGTTAAGCCTGTTTGTGAGAGTTTTAAGCTAATCGCCGCCAGTCCTAGTCCTAGCAGTGTGGACGGTTTTTATGCCTGTGTTCGCGATGGTGGTCGTCAAGTGATTTTGAATGCCAACGCTCAGGTAAAGATGACTACCAATGAGGAAGTTAACTACTCTGTCAGTACCAGAGTTTTCCCGAGAACTACCGATGATGGAAAGCCATTTTTCCTGACCCCTCCTTTTGCTCTGAGTACAGGTGGGGGGATGTCGGGAGCTAGCACTCTACCCATCGTTACCCAGCCAGCAACTGTTACAGCTAAAGTTATTGGAGAACCAGATTGTGCATCTGACAAATGCCGTATTGCTGTTATACCGAAAAGCCTTGCCAACCCTGATCTGGCAAAATGGGGCGAGCATATGGTGGGTTCAGCTGTTGAGGCAAATCCTGGGGATAGCATTAGGATTCTTGTGTATGGGATGCGTAATGTCTATGGGCCCCTCAGTGACACCGTAACTGTCTATACCTATACCTCTGATAGCAGCACTTTACCTAAAAACATCGAAAGTATTATGAAAGATGAAAGTTTTAATAGTAACCAAATTTTATTCGAGTTTAAGAACTCCTCCGCCACATATCAGGTTTTAGTAACTATTACCCCTCGTTAA
- the gloA gene encoding lactoylglutathione lyase, whose amino-acid sequence MRLLHTMLRVNNLQESLQFYCDVLGMKLLRQKDYPNGQFTLAFVGYGDEANHAVIELTYNWGVDRYEVGNAYGHIALGVDDIYSTCEKIKALGGNVTREPGPMKHGSTVIAFVEDPNGYKIELIQLGTPAAAVATA is encoded by the coding sequence ATGCGTCTCTTACACACCATGCTCCGGGTCAATAACTTGCAGGAATCTCTACAATTTTACTGCGATGTGCTAGGAATGAAGTTATTGCGCCAGAAAGACTATCCCAATGGTCAATTTACCCTCGCTTTCGTCGGTTATGGTGATGAAGCTAATCATGCTGTCATCGAACTGACCTATAATTGGGGAGTCGATCGCTATGAAGTCGGTAATGCTTACGGTCATATTGCCCTGGGGGTGGATGATATCTATAGCACCTGTGAGAAAATTAAAGCTCTTGGTGGCAATGTCACCAGGGAACCGGGCCCGATGAAACACGGTTCTACGGTGATTGCTTTCGTGGAAGATCCTAATGGCTACAAGATCGAGTTAATTCAACTAGGAACCCCAGCTGCTGCCGTGGCTACGGCTTAA
- the nusB gene encoding transcription antitermination factor NusB: MSPRQQPRRIARELALLSLSQIKGNPENLEQQTLSDLILVAVRTLTLEIQETLETAAAEISRGNERILASDTKATNLKSAQTMVKEAISLTHNAINRLGTVIDFPEIVQLSSQYEVREYALELIGTVYRRRAEIEQELTGALVDWQLHRLPRIDRDILQIAVAEMLYLDIPQKVAINEAIELAKRYSDDEGYRFINGVLRRVTNKLNEAEKAVSTQS, translated from the coding sequence ATGTCTCCCCGTCAACAACCCCGCCGCATTGCTCGAGAACTTGCCCTTTTGAGTTTAAGTCAGATTAAAGGCAATCCTGAAAACCTAGAACAGCAAACTTTAAGCGATTTAATTTTAGTCGCAGTTAGAACCTTAACCCTGGAAATTCAAGAAACCTTAGAAACTGCCGCTGCCGAAATTAGTCGTGGTAATGAACGGATTCTCGCTAGTGACACTAAGGCAACAAATCTAAAAAGCGCCCAAACCATGGTAAAAGAAGCAATTTCTCTTACCCACAATGCCATTAATCGTTTAGGAACCGTGATAGATTTTCCCGAAATTGTCCAGTTATCTAGTCAGTACGAAGTGCGGGAATATGCCCTAGAATTAATCGGTACAGTCTATCGTCGTCGTGCGGAAATCGAACAGGAATTAACCGGCGCTTTAGTGGATTGGCAACTACATCGTTTACCGAGAATCGATCGGGATATCCTGCAAATTGCCGTGGCAGAAATGCTCTATCTCGATATACCTCAAAAAGTGGCGATTAATGAGGCGATCGAGTTAGCAAAACGTTATTCTGATGATGAAGGTTATCGTTTTATTAATGGCGTTCTCCGACGGGTAACGAATAAGCTAAACGAAGCAGAAAAAGCCGTATCTACCCAGAGTTAA
- a CDS encoding type II toxin-antitoxin system VapC family toxin, whose protein sequence is MRVLIDTNVLLDFLLQRELFFQDAERLFQAIDSGQIVGYVTATTLTDIFYIARRHTRSIEQARQAVSETLTAMEICPVNREVLEVAFSSGLADYEDAIQVACAVDQGLDAILTRDSQGFLNSSVPVLSVQECLHRLEEPNNSKST, encoded by the coding sequence GTGAGAGTTTTAATTGATACTAATGTTCTTCTAGATTTTCTATTGCAGAGAGAGCTATTTTTCCAAGATGCAGAACGACTATTTCAGGCGATCGATTCTGGTCAGATCGTCGGGTATGTCACAGCTACAACGCTCACGGACATTTTTTATATTGCTCGAAGACACACTCGCAGTATTGAGCAGGCACGGCAAGCAGTTTCAGAGACATTGACAGCAATGGAAATCTGCCCTGTAAACCGGGAGGTTCTAGAGGTAGCGTTTAGTTCAGGTTTGGCTGATTATGAGGATGCGATTCAGGTCGCTTGTGCTGTAGATCAAGGACTTGATGCTATCTTGACCCGCGATAGTCAAGGGTTTTTGAATTCATCCGTACCTGTGTTATCAGTTCAGGAGTGCTTGCATCGCTTGGAAGAGCCAAATAATAGCAAATCCACCTGA
- a CDS encoding DNA phosphorothioation system restriction enzyme, with amino-acid sequence MNSCWIDWEKITRDFLSSRKIKQVAELRGFYRVNPSGIPRIPPDLELRDYQNTAIISWFRNRGRGTLKMATGSGKTITALAIAMELYEAIELQVLLVICPYRHLVNQWQREAEKFNLKPILAYESVHTWQSQLSTELYNVQAGNQKFVTILTTNSTFISEGFQSQIKFFPDKTLIVGDEAHNLGSPRLEELLPRSLGLRLALSATPERYFDEEGTDAIFEYFGQILQPEFTLADAISKGALVNYFYYPVLVELTDGEALLYAKLTQRIGWTLQKNSNFNGNENLTALLMQRSRLVGSASNKLQALQQLMQERLDTDHTLFYCGDGYLENYTANYRRQVAAVTHLLGNQLGYRVATYTAETSLEEREKIRQQFEEGYLQGLVAIRCLDEGVDLPSIQNAVILASSGNPRQFIQRRGRILRPHPDKKQATLFDMIVMPPTLDRETWEVERNLLRKELKRFLEFAKLAINAQEAETKLGEIQDRYCLLSN; translated from the coding sequence ATGAATAGTTGCTGGATAGATTGGGAAAAAATAACTAGGGATTTTCTTAGTTCCCGCAAAATCAAGCAAGTTGCTGAATTGCGAGGATTCTATCGAGTTAATCCCTCTGGTATTCCTAGAATTCCTCCCGATTTGGAATTGAGAGACTACCAAAATACAGCGATTATCAGTTGGTTTCGTAATCGGGGACGAGGAACTTTAAAAATGGCCACCGGCAGCGGTAAAACTATTACTGCTTTAGCTATTGCCATGGAACTTTACGAAGCGATAGAACTGCAAGTATTATTAGTAATTTGCCCCTATCGTCACCTAGTCAATCAATGGCAACGAGAAGCGGAAAAATTTAATCTTAAACCGATTTTAGCCTACGAAAGTGTCCATACATGGCAAAGTCAACTATCCACAGAATTATATAATGTGCAAGCGGGTAATCAAAAATTTGTCACTATTTTAACTACTAACTCAACTTTTATTAGCGAAGGGTTTCAATCACAAATAAAATTTTTTCCCGATAAAACTTTAATCGTTGGTGATGAAGCCCATAATTTAGGTTCCCCCCGATTAGAAGAATTATTACCCCGTTCTTTAGGTCTAAGATTAGCTTTATCTGCTACTCCTGAAAGATATTTTGATGAGGAAGGAACCGACGCTATTTTTGAATATTTTGGACAAATTCTACAACCAGAATTTACCCTAGCTGATGCTATTAGCAAAGGAGCTTTAGTCAATTATTTTTATTATCCAGTCTTGGTTGAATTAACCGATGGCGAGGCTTTATTATACGCAAAATTAACCCAAAGAATCGGCTGGACTTTACAGAAAAATAGTAATTTTAATGGCAATGAAAACCTCACCGCTTTGTTAATGCAAAGGTCACGATTAGTTGGTTCAGCGAGTAATAAATTACAGGCTTTACAACAACTGATGCAAGAGCGGTTAGATACGGATCATACTTTGTTTTATTGTGGGGATGGTTATCTGGAAAATTATACTGCTAATTATCGTCGTCAGGTAGCGGCAGTTACTCATTTATTGGGCAATCAATTAGGTTATCGAGTTGCTACCTACACCGCAGAAACTTCCCTAGAAGAACGAGAAAAAATTCGCCAACAATTTGAGGAGGGTTATCTGCAAGGATTAGTGGCAATTAGATGTTTAGATGAAGGAGTAGATCTGCCATCAATTCAAAACGCAGTCATTCTGGCTAGTAGCGGTAATCCTCGCCAATTTATTCAGCGTCGCGGGCGAATATTGCGCCCCCATCCCGATAAAAAACAGGCGACTTTATTTGATATGATTGTTATGCCACCGACCTTAGATCGAGAAACCTGGGAAGTAGAAAGGAATTTATTACGCAAGGAATTAAAACGCTTTCTAGAGTTTGCCAAATTAGCTATTAATGCTCAAGAAGCTGAGACTAAATTAGGGGAGATTCAAGATAGATATTGTCTTTTGTCTAATTAA
- a CDS encoding CYTH domain-containing protein has product MSVEIERKFLVKGDHWRSLATGKLYRQGYIPTQDGLTTVRVRVVGDRGYLTIKGKTEGISRQEFEYAIPLEDAALMLENLCKKPLIEKIRHRISLENLTWEVDEFLGDNQGLIMAEIELEQEDQVIIIPDWIGEEVTGDERYYNINLQKLPYKMWSL; this is encoded by the coding sequence ATGTCTGTGGAAATCGAACGGAAGTTTCTGGTTAAAGGGGATCACTGGCGATCGCTTGCGACCGGCAAGTTGTATCGTCAGGGATATATTCCCACCCAAGATGGATTGACAACCGTGCGGGTTCGTGTGGTTGGAGATCGGGGTTATTTAACCATTAAAGGCAAGACTGAGGGCATTAGTCGCCAGGAATTCGAGTATGCAATTCCCCTAGAAGATGCGGCACTCATGTTAGAAAACCTCTGTAAAAAACCTTTAATTGAAAAGATTCGTCATCGCATTTCTCTGGAGAATTTAACTTGGGAAGTTGATGAATTTTTGGGAGATAATCAAGGTTTAATTATGGCTGAAATTGAGCTAGAACAAGAGGATCAAGTCATTATTATTCCTGATTGGATCGGCGAAGAAGTCACGGGAGATGAGCGATACTACAATATCAATTTACAGAAACTTCCCTATAAAATGTGGTCATTGTAG